A genomic window from Populus alba chromosome 19, ASM523922v2, whole genome shotgun sequence includes:
- the LOC118056593 gene encoding uncharacterized protein, with protein MKTVTGKITDSTPVSISKAASILSKFVSSENGASQALNAYLRRATAAFDELSRLHSKSDRRKHKKDSSLIRSVEASQSELVNNSEQMLKKEVKEEGSVGDEEIESKKEKKRKRKGDLAEQTEKSNGIKKEKAEVEENGSVVDKIEIREEEENKKKKRKRKSGEVEVKEERDEEEKDGLEEEGQRKKRRRKQVDDN; from the coding sequence atGAAGACGGTGACCGGCAAAATCACAGATTCAACACCGGTGTCAATCTCCAAAGCGGCTTCTATACTCTCCAAGTTCGTATCCTCTGAGAACGGCGCTTCCCAGGCCTTAAACGCTTACCTTCGTCGCGCCACCGCCGCTTTCGATGAGCTGTCACGGCTTCACTCAAAATCCGATCGACGGAAACACAAAAAGGATTCATCTTTGATTCGGAGTGTGGAGGCGAGTCAATCCGAGTTAGTGAATAATAGTGAGCAGATGTTGAAGAAGGAGGTTAAGGAAGAGGGTAGTGTGGGAGATGAGGAGATAGAGAgtaagaaggaaaagaagaggaagaggaagggtGATTTGGCAGAGCAAACTGAGAAGAGCAATGGGATAAAGAAGGAAAAGGCAGAGGTTGAGGAGAATGGGAGTGTGGtggacaaaattgaaattagagaagaagaggaaaataagaagaagaagaggaagaggaagagtggAGAGGTAGAGGTAAAGGAGGAGAGGGATGAGGAAGAGAAGGATGGATTGGAGGAGGAGGGCCaaaggaagaagaggaggagaaaacAAGTGGATGATAATTGA
- the LOC118056592 gene encoding uncharacterized protein isoform X2, translated as MVDDLMVCVDRIIVASSCFEPVNNGERERNGEATSKDGNVKESVGSVKGNEEGSSCSLKKVEMVECRICQEEDEVLALEAPCSCNGTLKFAHRKCIQRWCNKKGDITCEICNQVFSPNYSLPPARSNPDVIAIDIRQAWGHHIDLHDSHLLALEHQLLQSEYEDYAVTNTSSLACLRSVALILLIILLLRQALMVTRDSGMVQETSSFFGVSLLQFAGFLLPCYVMARSWYIAQSRRRRHG; from the exons ATGGTTGATGATTTGATGGTGTGTGTAGACAGAATCATAGTGGCCTCAAGTTGTTTTGAGCCAGTTAATaatggagaaagagaaagaaatggtgAAGCAACAAGTAAGGATGGTAATGTGAAAGAGAGTGTTGGTTCTGTGAAAGGAAACGAAGAAGGGTCTTCATGTTCTTTGAAGAAAGTAGAGATGGTTGAATGTAGGATATGCCAAGAGGAAGATGAGGTTCTTGCTCTGGAAGCTCCTTGTTCTTGTAATGGCACCCTCAAG TTTGCTCATAGAAAGTGCATCCAGAGATGGTGCAACAAAAAAGGTGACATTACCTGTGAAATCTGCAATCAG GTTTTCTCACCAAATTATTCCCTTCCACCAGCCCGCAGCAATCCTGATGTTATAGCAATTGATATAAG GCAAGCGTGGGGCCACCACATTGATCTGCATGATTCTCATCTTCTAGCTCTTGAACATCAATTGCTGCAATCAGAGTATGAGGATTATGCTGTCACTAATACAAGCAGCCTTGCTTGTCTTCGTTCTGTTGCTCTCATT TTGCTTATAATCTTGCTACTCCGCCAAGCTCTAATGGTTACAAGGGATTCAGGGATGGTGCAAGAAACGTCATCATTCTTCGGT GTTTCGCTTCTTCAATTCGCTGGTTTTCTTTTGCCATGCTATGTGATGGCCCGCTCTTGGTACATTGCGCAAAGCCGAAGGAGGAGACAT GGTTAA
- the LOC118056592 gene encoding uncharacterized protein isoform X1 produces MVDDLMVCVDRIIVASSCFEPVNNGERERNGEATSKDGNVKESVGSVKGNEEGSSCSLKKVEMVECRICQEEDEVLALEAPCSCNGTLKFAHRKCIQRWCNKKGDITCEICNQVFSPNYSLPPARSNPDVIAIDIRQAWGHHIDLHDSHLLALEHQLLQSEYEDYAVTNTSSLACLRSVALILLIILLLRQALMVTRDSGMVQETSSFFGFQVSLLQFAGFLLPCYVMARSWYIAQSRRRRHG; encoded by the exons ATGGTTGATGATTTGATGGTGTGTGTAGACAGAATCATAGTGGCCTCAAGTTGTTTTGAGCCAGTTAATaatggagaaagagaaagaaatggtgAAGCAACAAGTAAGGATGGTAATGTGAAAGAGAGTGTTGGTTCTGTGAAAGGAAACGAAGAAGGGTCTTCATGTTCTTTGAAGAAAGTAGAGATGGTTGAATGTAGGATATGCCAAGAGGAAGATGAGGTTCTTGCTCTGGAAGCTCCTTGTTCTTGTAATGGCACCCTCAAG TTTGCTCATAGAAAGTGCATCCAGAGATGGTGCAACAAAAAAGGTGACATTACCTGTGAAATCTGCAATCAG GTTTTCTCACCAAATTATTCCCTTCCACCAGCCCGCAGCAATCCTGATGTTATAGCAATTGATATAAG GCAAGCGTGGGGCCACCACATTGATCTGCATGATTCTCATCTTCTAGCTCTTGAACATCAATTGCTGCAATCAGAGTATGAGGATTATGCTGTCACTAATACAAGCAGCCTTGCTTGTCTTCGTTCTGTTGCTCTCATT TTGCTTATAATCTTGCTACTCCGCCAAGCTCTAATGGTTACAAGGGATTCAGGGATGGTGCAAGAAACGTCATCATTCTTCGGT TTTCAGGTTTCGCTTCTTCAATTCGCTGGTTTTCTTTTGCCATGCTATGTGATGGCCCGCTCTTGGTACATTGCGCAAAGCCGAAGGAGGAGACAT GGTTAA